The genomic interval ACTCTTCAGTCCATCTTAGTTTACCTACAGCTACGTGCTGATTGGCCCAAAAAGACCCTTCAAGCTAATGCTGCACATGTGATGAGTGAAACAGAAGCTGAAACACTGAGGTTTACTGACAAACActcatttggctcagacacagagaaaagaaagaggtgCAGATAAAACTAATTATCTTACTTAGGAGAAAACTTATTGATTTAACACAATCTCAGAACATCACATCtatacaaaatattaaaactgcTGTAAAATGTGTTGCCTACTTATATTCATGTTACACGGCCGGTTCCCTCAGTGGTCTGGCTGTTCACTCCCTGCTTGAGCTTTCTGTCCAAGCTGTCCCTCGAAAGGTTCTGTGTCTTCTTCCCGGGTTTGGGTTGTTTCTTCGGTTAAATTCAAGATGTAAGTCGTTTTTTAAAATcccaggacaaaaaaacaacaacaatgttttCAGGCGGTTTTTGATGGTTGAAGACACGTTCCTCCTCTTccagggttcctgcggatccttaatAAGTCTttaaaggcattgaattcttcagtataaaactaaggccttaattggtaTTAAAATTTGTTACCacgtcataaataggattttatttttgtaattcatatcaaacattaaaataactgaaacaattatatatatttttttgtattcaccGAAATCAAACACGCAAAGAAAGCGATATGAAGACAAAATGGCAAAGTTGTAACAGGTGGAGGAGGAACTGAATAAAGCCTGCAGTACCATGCCATAGCTGCCAAAAGGAGTTAGCACtgattatgttgttgttttaaaaactgatttatggTTTATTCTACgagagaacaaaacaaagttcatgaattcagttcagtagtggttaaaaaatatatctgtcaTTTATGtgcttttagctttcttcctgtatggaaagttttttcaaaatttgaaaCATTCTTCTGGACCAGAAACTAATAAACGTTTGGGTAAAGTTGTcgcaagctgtttttttttttccacaaaatttttaagggtaaaaaagggttttgctcatttgtcgtattaaaagatggtcgtccagtttgcaaattattttgaataatttaatttgactctttaacaataataaactctTTTTGGTCTAACAATATAAGAACAATATTTGGCTCAGTTGTTCTATGAAAACACTTGttgtaattagccaattttattaatttaattcaaagcagattttaatgcaccaaagtcttaatttcagtaattaaatgtcattggatagatgttacaatgaatgtcaaaagtgtgtcgtttatttaatgttgtttattaaaagttgaatactttgtgttgtacttaacattttctaTTGTAGGATTtgaacttttctgtaataattttgacctaattaaaaactaaaagtttcAATCTGCATCAGCctcctgtgctggtggaccaaaccTTTCATGAAATAACTTACTGTTGGAGGGGCCGCCCAGAATGAGTCCAGGGGCCAcgaatggcccccgggccgcactttggacacgtCTGCTCTAAAGCTTTCTTGTTGTCAATACATGTCCTAAAATGACTCGCCTGCTTTAATGTTATTTGAATTATCAGATTTTGTTTCATACTTTTAAGGTTAAGTTTCATCAGagtcagaatattttatttgtagctttttttttggctccgAAACAggatattttccttttttttatgtcttgtaATCCACACCTTCTTGGAGCTTCTTCTCTGGCTTTGTAACAAGTAACACGTTGGGTGGAACCCACAGATCCTGGAGGGCATGCCCATGACCGACgaggtggaggagctgctgcgCGTCCTTGGCCCTTTCTACGAGCTCATCGACGAGAAGAAGAAAATCACGCAGATATCGGATCTGAGctcaggtgagttttttttgcGCCGCAGTCGCGCCTCACGCCGTTTGGTGTCAGAAACGGGCAAACTAAGCTTACCTGTGTATCTCATCTGCTCAGCCCGTTTAACAAAGTTTGCTAGGCAACTGGAAGGCAAGTACATGACCGTGTAGAAATGGAGTAGAGTAGACCCggtgtgctgtttttttttagaccgTGAGCTTTTAGTGTTTGATGGCAGCGTGTGTTGAAGGCTAGTTTAGCTTATTTAAAGTAGCTTTTTTGCTAATAGATGTCGATCATTTTTGGATAAACTTAGCTGTCATTTCTGTCCGAGCACTCAGCTGAGACAGAGATGGCGCTGGAgacgttttgttttgttcccccACTTTTCCTGCGCAGGGTTTGGAACCATGCTGGAGTCGATGGAAACGAGGAGCGTGGCAAAAAGCATCATCAGAAACATGGAGATGAACGGCACTCTGGAGACTCGGCCGGCCAGGCTCAGACAAAACGAAGACCtggaacaggaggaggaggatgaggcagatgaggatgaagaggaggaggaaaaggaaGAGATCACTGAGATcagaaaaggtaaaatattttcctttttagatgaatgtaggtttttttttttatttatttccggTGACTCCTTGTGGTTTTTATCCTGTAGCAACGCAGCCCAAGAAGAAGAGTTCAACCAGGAGACACAAAGTGTCCCTCCAGAACGGCAAGCTGTCCAACGGCAGCTCCCATTTGACCAATGGGAGTCATCCCAGAGCCGAGGAGAACCCCCCTCCGCTGCTCAACGGACACCACGCAGGTAGGGAAGAGCATAGACGTCCTCCATGTTGGATCTGCTGTCCCCACGCTGCCTGCTGGGGTTTCAGAGCAGCATGTGACCAGATAATCTGCTAAGATTAATTCTCGGAGCTGCAGCAAATCTCCACGCTGTGACCTGGCGATGCTTTACACCTCGGCTGCTCCCCGTTTTAAAACAAGCAGCGCTCCCGTCCATCCTGTTAACCACCGCTTCCTGGTTCTCTGACCATCcttcaattaatcaatcaatccatctgcagggttcccgcggatccttaaaaagtcttaaaaggcattgaattctgtaatataaaactaaggccttatttggcattaaaatgtcttaaatcagtctttcttaggtcttaaaattgttaccaagtcataaataggattttatttttgcagtccttaccaaacagtaaaataattgacacaattatatatttttttatttacattacagaaattggttccgtcccgatagcggaaccaataaaatctgttgcggccggaccatagctgcgaaaaagagttggcactggttatgttgtggtttttaaaactgatttatagtttattttagtggggaacaaaacaaagtttttgaattcagttcagtagttgttaaaaatatatctgtaatttgtgtgtttttagctttcttcctatatggaatgtttttcaaaaatttaAACACGTCTACttggccagaaagtaatggtttatggtaaaataaacatttgggtgaagttgtcgcaaccaggtttatcttgtttatcgtgaagttggtcttaactttttattttaagtggcattaaaaagtcttgaatttaacttgccttatgctgtaggaacccagatctgacatgaaataaaaacatttttatattggtTTATGGTTCTGTTTATCCATATAGAAAGGTCTGACAAATGTAATAGATCTGTTTAACACAAGGCCCTAAAACAATTAAAGTGTTCCATGTTTTAGAAACAAGAACCAATCTGGTGACCAGCGACTCAGACAGTGAAGTCTACTGCGATTCTGTGGACCAGTTCGGCCAAGAAGAGGCAAGACAAACCCTCAAACACGATTCTGCCTTATATTTAATACGTCGCTCCACCacagatgtttctttttctttccccgCCCTGCCTCCAGAACTCTGAGCACAACCGCTCTCTGGATGACCTGGAAGAAGAGGAGAGCCGCGTCCGGCTCGCCGAAGAGGACGTCCAGGATCCTCCGCAGGCCGTCAGGTGTGGAGGCGAGGAGGGGGAGACGGGCGGGACGGCGTCGCAGAGACAGAGGCTGAACGTGGAGACGACGGGCCGCTCCGTGGTCCGAAGGGCAAGAGGTGGGGACGGACCTGCAGGACGTCTCCGTGTCTTACACCGACTATCTGGAGCCTAACGAGCTTAACGAGATTAAagaaacttgattttttttttatgattttagcagttttgatttattaatcacTGATGTTATATCATAAAGAAAGGCGTtttgaagggggaaaaaattaattaaactgtCGTTTTCTGTTTCCAAGGTTCTCGGTCCCCCGGCGTCGGTCCGGGATCCCAGGGGCTCGCGCACGGCAGCGGAGACGGAGACGGGGAGCGCTGGGGAGGTGCGCTGACCCCCGCACCGAGCCTGAACGAGCAGATCGTGGTGGCGCTGGCCCGACTGCAGGACGACATGCAGAGTGTTCTGGAGAGACTCAGAACCTTGGAGGCTCTAACCGCCAACCAGGTCAGAACCGGCGccgtcgtttttttttttcctcgcctCGGACAAAGTTAGAGGGAACACCGGTCCCAATGTTGGCTCTGTTTGCCGTCATTTCGTCTCGTTAAACTAAACAACGTTGCACCATCATAACCGAGGACATCTAAagcttttctgtatttatttattttttctaattaaacAACTAAACAAATTAATCTTTGGACTTtggaaagacaaaataaaggcGGTTAGAGTTGGCTCACCTCCACCTGGCTGTTAAGTTCAGAAGACGGACTTTAATGGTTTTATTCAGATAAACAATATCATAGAAAGCTGCTgatgacttttttttgtataaatctTATTTTAGTAAATGAAGAAGACTGATAGTAAAATGTTCAACACCACTTACCAGAGGATTCCTCCTTTATTTAGCGCCATCTGCTGCGTTTGTTCCCCAATGTTCTCCAAGAAAGCGCTgagtgccttttttttaacagaaagtcCGCGTTTATAGAGAGTACTGTGATTATACTGATCAGATTATACTGATTTactgatttttcaagctgtatgcaaacaaaattttgttctatatgcactctgtgcatacaaaatgacaaataaagttgtctaagtctaattaaATGACCCACAGGGGGGCTCTGACGAGTTGACCCCTGAAATAAATGGGTTGCGCTCCGTTTTATTAGCGGTTTATCATGGCAGTGGGGGAAGAATACGAATGCAAGCGACACATTTTAGATTTGAATTTGTATAAACCAAAAGCTCCATCTGAACTTGTGGTTTGTGACGTGacataaaatgtgtaatttccTTTTGCAAGGCGCCATAACTTCCTCATAAGCAAACCACGACAGCAGCACCGCTGGCGTTCGCTCGGGAAGTCGGACTGTGAGCGAACTGAGGCTCTTTGCAGCCATCTGCTGACCTTAAAGGTCGTGTCTAGGGTTTAATCCCGGGAGACGGGATTCCCGGGAAATCTGATCAAAACTATTTCCCGATTCCCGGGAAATGTTATGACAGGAAACgggaaatgaaagtaaaaaaaaaaaatccagtgcgCTCCTATTGGAGTGCGCGTCTATTGTTGTCTTACTGTAACGTTGCATTCAGGAGCCTACCGCCTAAGGATGTCTACTGCCAGCTTTGTATGggagcattttaaaaaggttgaaaatgaaAACGCAAAGTGCATGTTGTGTGACCGGATTATCAGGTGTTCTGGGGGGGTCGACGAGTGGATTGCGCAGACATTTAGAATCTCAGCATAGTAAAGTTCCTGAAGAAAGCCCATCAACAAAGCGTCTGAAAACGCTAGACGGCTACTTTAGCAAAGCTAGCAAGTCGCTTGGTGAAATACTAGCGGAGATGGCAGCTTTTGATGGATTTACGTTTAACAGTATGGCAAAATGCGACTATCTCAGATCAGTACTTAAGAGAGATggacatattcttcccaagtatCCCTCTGAAATCTCCCAACAggttagagcaggggtgtcaaactaatttctatatggggccactttggcatcatgaagtcattaaaagggccgcttgcatgtgtagagacgatacttttcatttcataatttcattccagttcacacagtagtataaaaaatgcacagtaacatcaAAGTATcccccttaggcccagtttatacagtttatctgcaaaaaaagttgatattggggtgagttacacttacaggaggcacaggtttagccactttatacactttaaaaggatatatgccttttttcttGGCTCTCGaggggccggataatttaccttgacgggccggatttggcccacgggccttgagtttgacacctgtgggtTAGAGGTTTTgctaatgaacaaaaaaaacaaactggccGATATATTCCAAGACATGGTGAAGCGAGGGATGCGTTTTTCTTTGACCATCGACAAATATACTTCTTCACAACATAAAAGGTTCATGAGCATAAACGTGCATGGTGCACACACATACTGGAATCTTTTGGCCTAATGATAatacaaatgtataaaaaatgtCAGTTTGCGATTTGGGAACGCATATTTGAGTGATATCATACGTTACTTgggctaaaaacaacaactacaaaaAAACTGCTATTTCCCGGGATTTGTGTATGTATCAAATACCGGGAAAAGACGACGCATTTACCAGGGGTTTGATACATCTCATTTTCGGTAAAAATATTAAACCCTAGTCGTGTCGGTGATGAAGTAGTGGACTGTAGCCAGGCAGCAGAGCTGGTTGTTACAGCTGTCCCAGTCTGTCACACTCATCTAAACGCCCTTTTGTTCCCGCAGGCTCGATCGGTGGCTCTGTCTCCTTATGGGTCGCCTGCGGTCAACAAGAGGAATCGGGTAAAGAGTTTCTACCACACGTCGCTGCTGTTGTCTGTTGACATTAAACGCATCCTGTCCACCTTTTACATCAAATTAATCGGGTGGGGGCCATTTTTTGTCTGGAAACGTCTAGAACCCGTCCTGGTGGCCTTTTGACATTTCCCCAACCAGCCTGGCCTTCGCCATCATCTGGCCCTTCGTGGTTCAGTGGTTCATCCGTCTCTACTTCCAGAGAAGGAGGAggtattatatatattttattatatatatatattatgttttttttatatatattttgtttttttatactatctaatatatatatatatcatatatatatataatatatatatatagattatataatatatatatatatatcttatatttttttttttctatctctttatctctctctctctacttttttatctctcttttcttttcctcgctctctctctcttttttctctctcttttctttctctcgctctctctctctctcctccctctctctctcctctatctctctctcgctctctctctcctctcttatCACCCTCCCTCTACtcgctctctctccccccccccccttggggtctgttttttttctcctagaATATCTAGTTTCATGTCTTTGTCCTCGTTTTCACCACCAGACGCATCAACTGATCCGGCGTACGGCACCAGATCCCTGCGCTGTCCTCAGCTCAGTTGGGGCTGACAGCTTCTCTCGTCCTAATTAAAAACTCCCAGCCAGTAATTTGCTTTTGCACTTGGAAAGAAGGAGCGTCGGAGCCGAGGCGCTGGAGGAGTCTCGAAATCCGGAGCGAGCTGCACTGCGGATGTGAAACATGAATATACGGGGCCTGTGATTTAGTCGTGAAACTACTAGGATGTGTGTTTGGGCGCCGTGTGTGCGGGTGCAGACCAACTACAGTAGCTTCTCCAATATTTTCCCTAACTTAGGCTTTGTTGCACAAAGTTTTCATGATTTCATTAGTTGCCCAGGTGATGCTGCTGCAATATTACAACGTGATTAAATAACTGTAGAATACTTATACCGAATGTAAAAAAATCGTCCTGAGATGTAAGAGTCTTTCCAGGTAATATTTATTCCGTTTAATGAGTTGCAATAGACGAGATTTTATCCGTACGAGTTTGTTTGTAAACTGTCCTGCTTCATATCAGAGCGTGCTTTACGTCGGGGTGGTCCAAGTTTTTCCGcttaacccagaaaaaaaaaaaaagtgcctcaTCATCATGTAGATGGCATTCGTCAGTGGTTATAGCATAGCTCTTCCAGGTCTGGACCAAATTAGCATAAAAGATGAGAATCTTCCACTTTCtgatcacttaaaaaaaaataaaaatacaacatcCTTGCATCATCttaatggttttatttaattcttctttttaaaggtTTGGAGCAGATCCTCACCTGTTTGCAAAGCAGTGACTTCTGTACAAATTATATACAGTAGCTGTACAGTTTGGACTctaatgcaatattttaattgcaTCCGTGTATTAATTGTAGATTAATATGTAATATTTACAAAGATTGGCGTACTAATTAAAGCTGATCTGTTCAgagcaaaatatgttttaataacGTGAAGGAATGGTTTACCTTTCTATTAAAATGTACTGAAAAGCTTTCTCACTCTTTCTGGCCAGGGTGGGAGGGTGTATGCATGTGATAATCGCAGCctgaaataaaagttttgaGCGAGCATTTTGAGTGTGTGCGAGTGGGTTTTTATGAGAGCGGCATTGGAGAAAAGGATCAAACTTTTGATTTTTATATGTCTTACATATTTAAATTGGTCATATTTCACATTTAATGCTTAATCCTGAAAAAGTCCCTCAAATAATTGGTTCatcccaatttttttttccctacttGGTATTAAATTCTGGCCCAAATTATGACAGATGTTTGCCATAGATGGCCAGTGAAAGCAAATTTGaggcattttttgtttttgttttcattgatGTCATAGTTTACAACAAACCACGATTCAGTGATATTTGTTGCTGAAGCAGAACAGAAGAGGGCCAAATTGGATTTCTTGGTTGCTATTGACGCATCTTTTGATTCACTTTTAGATATTCAGTCTTAGGTTCTCACTGCCCTATGGCAAGCtattggtaaaaagttggttgaataaagggttgagtttgaattcattgtttgtgtcgttatcttaaaaatagattactaaacaacagtataaaatggccaggggtgcacttaaaatatgttttgaatttgttgatgatatcgatcaatattttattaatatgctttttttctatatagtCCAGCCCTCCTGGAAAGTCCCAGCTAGTGTGCCTGTTGAAGCTCTAGTTGACAGCTGTGTCATACTAGCGGATAAATTATGCCACTAGATTAGTTTTGACTCATTAAATTGGTGCACTAGCTGACGAGTGCAACTTCAAAATTCAACTAGTCAACATGTCAACCCTAAAATGCGTACTAGTTTACTAAACGAAGCTTACTGTTCTTACTAAACAAGACTTCATCCATACTGCATTAATAGTAACAGATCTAAATAATCAGAAACAAATTTCAGCTAGCCTATTTATTCGTTTACATCTTTCAGCTAAAGACACAGTTAACAGAAAGCTTATGAGGGGTCGATCAGGAGGATACAAAAAATAACAGCATCATATATTGATAGGCAGAATGAAGGGGACACTTCTGAAGAAGCTGCCAAGAGGATTACCTCCTTTTAATTAAAGGGTACTTTGACAACGTATcagttaaaatgttatttttgattttaaggTTTATGTCTCCgaacaaaaatgtttgttttttggttgaATTGGGCAGAATAAACCTCACACAAGGAAATCATTTTTGCAATGGTTTATCTGATTCTCCTGTTTCCACAGCACACCAAACCTGGTATTTAAACAAGGCTGTGGGCATTTCTCAGAACCACCGGGGTGTGTGAAGATCCGGTTTATCctgtcttatttttatttcaataagcAGGTcataaacccccccccccaattttgAAATGGACATTTAAACAGGGACTTTTCTAACTTCCTTTATGCCACAGTCTGGAttaaaatagttctgcaaactgtgacttctggaaatgttcccccttaattctcataatatgacgttttctcataatattttgtcttttttttttttttttttttttttactttattctcgtaTGACCCTTTTCTCATATtataatactcccccaaaaagtctgttcctaatccTTGTCAAGAGTGTGCGAAGCCAAGAGTGTGTGAAacagtaatcaaagcaaaaggtggcttctttgaagaacctagaatatgacatattttcagttgtttcacacttttttgttaagtatataattccacatgtgttaattcatagttttgatgccttcagtgtgaatctacaattttcagtcattaaaataaagaaaagtcttTGAatgaaaaggtgtgtgtgtgtgtgtgtatatatatatatatatatatatatatatatatatatatatatacttcaaaatctatatatgcacatgtATATCTAAACACATAGATCAATAGCTTTCTGTTCTGCCAGTCTCTCTAGCAgttaatctatatatatatatatatatatatatatatatatatgtatatatatatatatatatttcactaCTCTCTGCCACGTACAATAAGGTGGTGACGTCGACATGCACACCTGtgcccaatgaggcgtctacgtataaaTGTCTGTGGTATGGCACCTATAAAAGAagttttggtcaaatattgctTTAAGTTAATGCACTAACTAAACGGTTAGCTGGTAACGGCAAGACGGTTGACGCTAGTTACCTTAGCAACGCTTCACAACGAGTGGCGTTACGTTACGTCGTTCTCTCAGCCGCTTCTTTCGAAAAACTGACTTTTAAcagtgaaaaaatatatattttttgtacgTAACCATGGTATAAACGGGTTAATGCCCTTCGAGGTGTCCATTATTAGAAATGAATGGACTCAAGCCACCACGtcatccattcatttttcaGTCCAGGATGTACATCAGGAAGTACATTTCCAGATGTACTTTCTGAGCTAATGCCTAGCACTAATCCGTCTTTAAACTGACTGCTAATCCCAAATAGGACTTCTAGTAATTCTGTCAACCACTAAAATGTGACAGTTTTATAGATTTCCCAAATAtgttaaatgcacaaaaaagtaaaataaaggtctttttttttaacaaacttactataaaaaatcttttttttggtttgcatacaaaagaacagaaaaaggtTTGTCACACACTAGAAAACCAGCGCAGCACTTAAAGAATTAAGAGTTTATTGAAA from Fundulus heteroclitus isolate FHET01 chromosome 21, MU-UCD_Fhet_4.1, whole genome shotgun sequence carries:
- the acbd5a gene encoding acyl-CoA-binding domain-containing protein 5A isoform X1 encodes the protein MEVESVSAEEQKRLTQKRFEAAVKVIKSLPPNGPFQPSNDMMLKFYSYYKQATIGPCNIPRPGFWDVVGKAKWDAWNSLGEMSEEEAMSAYVDQMKLILEGMPMTDEVEELLRVLGPFYELIDEKKKITQISDLSSARLTKFARQLEGFGTMLESMETRSVAKSIIRNMEMNGTLETRPARLRQNEDLEQEEEDEADEDEEEEEKEEITEIRKATQPKKKSSTRRHKVSLQNGKLSNGSSHLTNGSHPRAEENPPPLLNGHHAETRTNLVTSDSDSEVYCDSVDQFGQEENSEHNRSLDDLEEEESRVRLAEEDVQDPPQAVRCGGEEGETGGTASQRQRLNVETTGRSVVRRARGSRSPGVGPGSQGLAHGSGDGDGERWGGALTPAPSLNEQIVVALARLQDDMQSVLERLRTLEALTANQARSVALSPYGSPAVNKRNRNPSWWPFDISPTSLAFAIIWPFVVQWFIRLYFQRRRRRIN
- the acbd5a gene encoding acyl-CoA-binding domain-containing protein 5A isoform X2 translates to MEVESVSAEEQKRLTQKRFEAAVKVIKSLPPNGPFQPSNDMMLKFYSYYKQATIGPCNIPRPGFWDVVGKAKWDAWNSLGEMSEEEAMSAYVDQMKLILEGMPMTDEVEELLRVLGPFYELIDEKKKITQISDLSSGFGTMLESMETRSVAKSIIRNMEMNGTLETRPARLRQNEDLEQEEEDEADEDEEEEEKEEITEIRKATQPKKKSSTRRHKVSLQNGKLSNGSSHLTNGSHPRAEENPPPLLNGHHAETRTNLVTSDSDSEVYCDSVDQFGQEENSEHNRSLDDLEEEESRVRLAEEDVQDPPQAVRCGGEEGETGGTASQRQRLNVETTGRSVVRRARGSRSPGVGPGSQGLAHGSGDGDGERWGGALTPAPSLNEQIVVALARLQDDMQSVLERLRTLEALTANQARSVALSPYGSPAVNKRNRNPSWWPFDISPTSLAFAIIWPFVVQWFIRLYFQRRRRRIN